The Capsicum annuum cultivar UCD-10X-F1 chromosome 1, UCD10Xv1.1, whole genome shotgun sequence sequence GATATCAGGTACAACATAAAAAACCAAACTTGGAAATATATCTCTGTCAAGTAATTACACTTCATCAACTTCAGTTTTGTGTTTGGTTAATGCAGACATAGACAATTCGAggctatgttgcttggactcttcaaaaataccaATAGGTACGTgtcgggtgcggcaacatttttgaagagttcgagcaacatagattCAAGGACATTCAACTAATCAAAAGTCGATCTTTCGCTTAAATGAACACCTCCAAAACAAATAATTCTCTTCTTAGGATACAACAAACACTTTACCAGTTATCTAAAAGTTGAAAACATAAGAAGGTTTAGTCTTAAAAGGTTTTATTGTTTCAAAAAGTAATAACCTTTCCAAACAGATACTTTTTTTCTACTAATAAACTGTCAAAAATCAAATTTGCCaccaagaaaataatttattttgccGAAATGCTTAAAGATTTCCCGAATCCCGCAATTTATTAactttcctaaaaaaaaaaaaagatcacctCTTTACTCAATCACTATTTACATTTCAATTTAACAAATCACACGACAACACTAACACTACTCTCCACCTCTTGAATTAACTATCATCCAGATTAACGAAAATGTCTCCAAATGTATTTCGCATAGGCAAACACAGAACGCTAACTAAACAGAAAATCCTTTCTATCAATACATAGTTGTTcatctaacaaaaataaaaagagcaAAAATCCCAGCTCCGCATTTGATTGCTCTCATTGCATTTTTCAATATTAGATTTCTTGAACCCTCACATTACCAACTTCCCCTGAAAAATCACACTCTTTACTCCATAACTATTGCTACTCTCCAATCTACAAACCACAAGACAATGCTAACACTACTCTCTGTCTCCTCAATTAActatgttctttttttttatggATAACTTTGGTGTTCGGACCAGCTTGCACACACCTCGACTAATTACAGAGGATATTTGTCACCTCCCACTAGCAACTGGTACCAGCCTCCTGGTCTATGCACCAAGGCTAGGATATATaagaagaaatcacctaatgtttGTTTGTCTCCATTgagatttgaacctgagacctcatggttctcacccacttcattgaccactaagcCACACCCCTGGGTACAATTAACTACATTCTTATCAAGATTAACCATAAGTCTCCCGAATGTACTTCACATAATGtaacaaaaaacacaaataaaacccaaaatcCCTTCCATCGCAATAGAATTGTCTATTGAATAGAAAATACTGCTGACACTACTCTCCGCCTCCTCAATAAACTacatttttcttttccaaaaagtTAGTTGGAGGTAGCTGGTTTGCAACAACTTTAGTCTGCCCTTTGGCACAATATATACATGTCCTTTAACTTGacggcataatacataaacataccCTTTAACTTCCTTAAATCATATCTATGACTTTCAATTTTgagtgtgcacaagtagacacttaaacttgtataaagttgaaaaAGTAGACGCACACGTCCTATGTGGCAGAATACACGTAGGACGCCATGTAGGATAAGAATTGGCCACATAGGACGCCACATAGGatatatgtgtctatttgttcaactttatataaatttaagtgCCTACTTGTGAATACCCAAAATTAAAGGTGATAGATGTGTTCTACAGCCAAGTTAAAAGACaagtttaatttcttcattcaaTCTATTTAAGTGCCTAATTGTTTATAATTGGTGtcttatttcttatctcttaACATAACTACTTTTTCTGTGGGGCAGATAAAGTTGCATATAATATATTGTGATTTGATCTTTATTCAGATTCTGCACATAACAAAAGTTTTAATgcattaaaatatcttttaaaaaaaaatattcaacaagTTATACCACACTgctaaatataaatttgattattaagagcaaaaactgaaaatgaacttacctgaaagattaaaattaaatatcaatctATTTAAAGAACAAACCGTGCAATAAAATGAGTTTAAATTGAACAAAATGACCAATTTATGGACCATTTATTACTTCTTTCGCTTCAATTGATTTGTCGGACTGACTTGATTTTTATCTTATCGGATGTCTCTGAAGGGATGATTTTAACTTGATAAGaaacattcttttttaaacgaacttttggtaaaacaaaaaaaaaaaagaaactcatAAATTGagcggagggagtaatatttaacCACTAACAAGATAATAACTCTACCCATAGAactgtagttttcttttaaagaattgAGAAGGTAAATACTAAACTTTAGCTCAATGTATACTACTATTAGTAGTTCTATTGAAACAATTTTTACAAAAACGAAAACAAACACGTCATAGAATGGAACTGAGGATGTTCTATTTTGCTTTATACCATTAAAAGGGAAGTCTGATGCACTAAAGCTCATGCATGAAGTACGGAAAAGAACCAGCCCACAAGGGTCTATTATGCGCAGTCTTATCTTGTATACAAGAGGCTCTCTaccattaaggcatacattgtcaAAGCAACATCTTCTTTGAAACCGGTTTTGAAAAACGGTCTTCAAACATGTGAGACTACTAAGTCTCTTGTTGTCAATGCAACAATCTAGACGCCGTACCGCTGATATCGGGCGGCAATGGCCTTTTCCACCAATCTCTTCTCCTCACAGTTCCTTGCCAGTTTCTCCTCAACAGACATTCCACCATCCCTCCACGGCACCAAAAGCTGCGACGCAATGGAATCTCCGGTAAGTGATCCGTAGTTACTTAATGGTGGTGCAAAAAGCCGTGGCACTGGCGACGAAATCGAGGTTCCGATCAATCCGTATTCACTTCCAGGAAGCACCAACTCTCTCTCCAGCCAATTAATTTCTGATTTGATTTCTCGATTTCTCAAATTCTCCTTCTCAATCTCTATCATAATAGCTTCTCGCATTTCTCTGTAATTCTGAAATCTGTGCTGAGGAATACCCAATTGTTCACCTGCATTGCTCGTTGGCGGAACTGAGTACCCAGCTGAAACAGGAAAAAGCAACAAGTTGAGGCAGATTTAGAGCGAGTTCAGCAGATTCGACTCAAACTATGTGGAGGCAGACGAATAATAAAAGTAACCGGTTCAACTAAAACTAATACTTTTAATAGAGACAGCAGATTCAACACAAACTATGTGTAGGCCGACGAATAATAAAAGTAACGGGTTCAACTGAATCTAATATATTTGACAGAGACAGCAGAATCAACTCAAAGTGTGTATAGGCAGCCGACGAATAAAAGTAACAGTTCAAGTGAATGTAATACTTTTGATAGACGCAGCAGAATCAACTCAAACTATGTGTAGGCGGGCGAAGAATAAAAGTAACAGTTAACTGAATGTATTACTTTTGACAGACGCAGCAGAACATGTGTGGGCAGGtgaagaataaaagtaaaaaagTTCAACTGAATGTAATACTTTTGACACACGTAGAAGAATCAATTCAAACTAGGTGTAGGTGGACAGagaataaaaaaacaagttcaacAGAATCTAATACATTTGGCAAGCACAGTAGATTCACTTCAAACTATGCATAGGCGGacgaaaaataaaagaacaagctCAACTGTATCTAATACTTTTGACAAAGTAGATTCAACTTAAACTATGTGTAGGTGGATGAAAAATAAACGTAACGAGTTCAACTAAATCTATTACTTTCGACAAAAGACAACAGAATCAACTCAAACTACATGAAGCGGACAGAGAATAAAAGTACTGgctcaactgaatctaatacttTGACAGAAATAGcaaaatcaactcaaactatGTGCAGGCAGACGAAGGATACAAAGTAACAGGTTCAACTTATTCTGATACTTTTGACAAGGAATAGAAGTAACAGATTCAACTTAATCTAATACTTTTGAGTTTTGACAAAGACAGAAGATTCAACTCAAATTATATCTAAAAGGCATTGGATTCTGATTCTAAATTTTGACAACCCAAAAGTCAAAAGGAGGTTGATagccaaatgataaagacataaagtaatcAGAATAcacaacaataaaattaaaaaattggagAGTTTTAAAGTTTATCGGCAAATTTAGGACAAGTTTAGCAGATTCAACTcaaactatatatacatattagaagaaattaaatcaacaacaacatatccagtgtaattCGTGAGTAAGATTGGGGAGGTTATGATGTATGCGGATCTTAGTCCTACCTTTATGGGGTAGAGAGGTCATTTTCGATAGATATCCGGCAAACAAAGTGTAATCAAAGTAGAATTAAAAAAAGTAAGAGCAGCAAAATAGTAAGATACATCGACCAAATGAAGCAACATGTAATAATGAAAATCAAAGAATAAATCAAATACACaacaataaattcaaaaattagaaTTTCAAAGCGGATTCAACTCAAACTATGTGTACGTATAAaagaatattaaattttatacatataacAAAAAATCATACTGATTCTGATACTAAATTTGCCACTAAAAGGACCAAATAAGTGGCAACTTAT is a genomic window containing:
- the LOC107870123 gene encoding uncharacterized protein LOC107870123; this encodes MEQREYYPKTYPSSAATYRPHSSTQSFFINQPDPAGYSVPPTSNAGEQLGIPQHRFQNYREMREAIMIEIEKENLRNREIKSEINWLERELVLPGSEYGLIGTSISSPVPRLFAPPLSNYGSLTGDSIASQLLVPWRDGGMSVEEKLARNCEEKRLVEKAIAARYQRYGV